A window from Nitrospira sp. ND1 encodes these proteins:
- a CDS encoding TVP38/TMEM64 family protein — protein MTTSVASPSSSKRAGLGKLMLGIFVGLSLAAFFYFDLGQYLSLDGLKSNRARLLAFTEANYPVAVAMFVLGYCVVVGLSLPGGAIMTLAGGFLFGSLLGTLYVNVGATVGATLAFLVARYLLREWVEQKFGSRLDAIQQGFARNAFSYLMTLRLIPLFPFFLVNMVSGLTRVNVGTYMAATSLGIIPGSFVFAYAGRQLGTISSLKEIASPNVLLAFTLLGLLALVPILYRKLAGKPVSLQDGSRRHP, from the coding sequence ATGACCACATCTGTAGCATCGCCCTCATCTTCGAAACGCGCCGGGCTCGGCAAACTGATGCTGGGGATTTTTGTCGGGCTGAGCCTCGCCGCATTTTTCTACTTTGATCTCGGACAGTACCTCTCGCTGGATGGGCTCAAATCCAACCGGGCTCGTCTGCTCGCGTTTACAGAAGCCAATTATCCGGTCGCGGTGGCCATGTTCGTGCTCGGCTACTGTGTGGTGGTCGGGCTCTCGCTGCCCGGTGGAGCGATCATGACGTTGGCCGGAGGATTTCTCTTCGGCAGCCTGTTGGGCACGCTCTACGTCAATGTCGGTGCGACCGTGGGTGCGACGCTGGCGTTTTTGGTGGCTCGCTATCTGCTCAGGGAATGGGTGGAGCAGAAATTCGGCAGCCGGTTGGATGCGATTCAGCAGGGATTTGCCAGGAATGCGTTCAGTTATCTGATGACGCTGCGGTTGATCCCGCTGTTCCCGTTTTTTCTGGTCAATATGGTCTCGGGGCTGACCAGGGTCAATGTGGGGACCTACATGGCGGCGACCTCCTTGGGCATCATTCCCGGCAGTTTTGTCTTTGCGTATGCCGGCCGCCAACTCGGCACGATCAGTTCACTCAAGGAAATCGCCTCGCCCAATGTGTTGCTCGCATTCACGTTACTCGGTCTGTTAGCGCTGGTGCCTATTCTCTATAGGAAGCTGGCCGGTAAGCCGGTCTCACTGCAGGATGGTTCTCGTCGACATCCATAG
- a CDS encoding sulfite oxidase-like oxidoreductase → MDQNDRFIKTKENWAKARRGGEEREVFYEGDDRLPPGQHLVETWPVLDLGQKPDIPLSEWTLTIGGAVTTPATWTWADFLAQPQFKNVSDFHCVTSWSRYDNEWEGVSFKQLMAVVQPLPSAKFILFKSYDDYTTNLPLVACQDDDVLLTYKWNGRPLTKEHGGPVRMIIPKRYAWKGAKWIKEITFSDHDEKGFWEVRGYSNSAFPWQNDRYG, encoded by the coding sequence ATGGATCAGAATGACCGTTTCATCAAGACCAAGGAAAATTGGGCCAAGGCCCGACGCGGCGGGGAAGAACGCGAGGTCTTTTACGAAGGAGATGATCGGCTCCCTCCAGGCCAACATCTCGTGGAAACCTGGCCGGTACTCGACCTGGGCCAAAAGCCCGATATTCCCCTGTCGGAATGGACGTTGACCATCGGAGGTGCGGTGACCACGCCTGCCACTTGGACCTGGGCGGACTTCCTTGCGCAACCGCAATTCAAGAACGTATCGGACTTCCATTGCGTGACGTCCTGGAGTCGTTACGACAATGAGTGGGAAGGGGTCAGCTTCAAACAGCTGATGGCTGTCGTCCAGCCGCTCCCGTCGGCCAAATTCATCCTCTTCAAATCGTACGACGACTACACCACGAATTTACCGCTCGTCGCCTGTCAGGACGACGACGTGCTCCTTACGTACAAATGGAACGGCCGGCCGCTCACCAAAGAACACGGCGGTCCGGTTCGCATGATCATCCCGAAACGGTATGCCTGGAAAGGCGCCAAGTGGATCAAGGAAATCACCTTCTCCGACCACGACGAGAAGGGGTTCTGGGAAGTGCGGGGCTATTCGAACAGCGCCTTCCCCTGGCAGAATGACCGGTACGGATGA
- a CDS encoding dipeptide epimerase: MNEHNSPVNAPIIQRIEIWPVDIPITDPFVVATGARVTAQNLFMRVTLRNGTQGVGEAAPFPEVGGEDRATCFAAATELAKTMIGQSVGDYESLADRLNEQATLHPAARCGLETAMLDAYCRSRRIPLWQLWGAADVRERETDITIPICSPEKTLELARGWYARGFRLFKMKVGTDVEQDIRRLQAVHNALPEIGFIGDGNQGFSREDCLRFVHGVKQFGGRLVLLEQPVVRDDLEGLQAIRHLTGIPVAADESVRSLDDAREVVRMQAADYINIKIMKTGVIDAWRIAAFTRSAGLRLMVGGMLETRIAMGCSFSLVLGLGGFDVLDLDTPLLLSTDPVTGGYRYSGPRLQPWSEGGLDMQIPCPADRITVQ; the protein is encoded by the coding sequence ATGAACGAACACAATTCTCCGGTGAACGCACCCATCATACAGCGTATCGAAATCTGGCCGGTCGATATTCCGATCACGGATCCGTTCGTGGTCGCCACGGGGGCACGGGTGACGGCGCAAAACCTGTTCATGCGAGTCACCTTGCGGAATGGAACTCAGGGTGTGGGAGAAGCCGCGCCCTTTCCCGAGGTCGGAGGTGAAGATCGGGCAACCTGCTTCGCCGCAGCCACGGAACTGGCGAAGACTATGATCGGCCAATCGGTCGGGGACTACGAGTCCCTGGCAGACCGGCTCAACGAACAGGCCACACTCCACCCTGCCGCTCGTTGCGGCTTGGAAACGGCGATGCTCGACGCCTATTGTCGATCACGGCGCATCCCGCTCTGGCAATTGTGGGGAGCCGCTGACGTCCGCGAGCGGGAAACCGACATCACCATCCCGATCTGCAGTCCGGAAAAGACGCTGGAACTCGCACGTGGCTGGTACGCCAGGGGATTCCGCCTCTTTAAGATGAAAGTCGGGACGGATGTGGAACAGGACATTCGCCGATTACAGGCCGTGCACAACGCGCTCCCCGAGATCGGATTTATCGGCGACGGGAATCAGGGATTCTCCCGTGAGGACTGTCTCCGCTTTGTCCATGGAGTGAAGCAGTTCGGCGGGCGGCTGGTCTTGCTCGAGCAACCGGTCGTGCGCGATGATCTCGAAGGACTACAGGCGATTCGGCACCTGACGGGCATTCCCGTGGCGGCTGATGAGTCCGTCCGGTCGCTGGACGACGCGCGCGAGGTCGTCCGGATGCAGGCCGCCGACTATATCAACATCAAGATCATGAAAACCGGCGTGATAGACGCGTGGCGAATCGCCGCCTTCACCCGCTCCGCCGGCCTGCGTCTCATGGTCGGCGGCATGCTGGAAACCCGTATCGCCATGGGCTGCTCATTCAGTCTCGTGCTGGGCCTCGGCGGCTTCGATGTGCTGGATCTGGACACACCGCTCCTCCTCTCAACCGACCCGGTGACCGGAGGGTATCGATATAGCGGCCCGCGTCTCCAGCCCTGGTCTGAAGGCGGACTCGATATGCAGATCCCTTGTCCCGCAGACCGCATCACCGTCCAGTAG
- a CDS encoding DUF3565 domain-containing protein: MQQAIIGYHQDDEGHWVADLRCGHGQHVRHQPPMTSRPWVLTEEGRRAFLGTELNCKKCEEGGDGFDPTGAQS; encoded by the coding sequence ATGCAACAGGCGATTATCGGGTATCACCAGGACGACGAAGGCCATTGGGTGGCCGACCTTCGCTGCGGTCATGGCCAACATGTGCGACATCAGCCGCCTATGACGAGTCGTCCGTGGGTATTGACGGAGGAGGGGCGGCGAGCGTTCCTCGGGACGGAGTTGAATTGTAAAAAGTGTGAAGAAGGGGGCGACGGGTTCGACCCCACCGGGGCTCAGTCTTGA
- a CDS encoding NAD(P)-dependent oxidoreductase, translating to MAQSEFRIGIVGIGRMGANMARRLHDLHYAIVAVYDTDTERAGALAKELACTAVTTPARVAELADTVLTVVSDDAAMRQIYSLGGPDSLLRHAANRLFINCATLSPELQREVHALVEQQGGRSLEACMASSITQARQGTLYLMCGGRPEVFERAKPLLQDLSAHLRYIGPAGEAAKVKALVNMVMNANTAALAEGLGLGSALGLDLTMLREVFSQTGANSRVLETDGEDMQQRAHDCYFSAAHAAKDSGIACALAQQAGLDLPLAKATYDQYRRLIDHGKGELDKSAVAELTFKDRLNH from the coding sequence ATGGCACAGTCAGAATTTCGAATCGGCATCGTGGGAATAGGACGGATGGGGGCCAACATGGCTCGGCGGCTACACGACCTCCACTATGCGATCGTGGCGGTCTATGACACCGACACGGAACGCGCGGGGGCGCTCGCGAAGGAACTCGCGTGCACGGCGGTCACGACTCCGGCGCGTGTGGCTGAGTTGGCCGATACGGTGCTGACGGTGGTGTCGGACGATGCCGCCATGCGCCAAATCTATTCACTCGGCGGGCCAGACAGTTTGCTACGCCACGCCGCCAATCGCCTGTTCATCAATTGCGCCACCCTGTCACCTGAGCTCCAAAGAGAAGTCCATGCGTTGGTCGAGCAACAGGGCGGCCGAAGCCTGGAAGCCTGCATGGCCAGCAGCATCACACAAGCGCGCCAGGGCACGCTCTATTTAATGTGCGGCGGACGACCGGAGGTGTTCGAGCGGGCGAAGCCGCTCTTGCAGGATCTGAGCGCACACCTGCGGTATATCGGGCCTGCGGGCGAAGCCGCCAAGGTGAAGGCCCTGGTAAACATGGTCATGAACGCCAACACCGCCGCGCTGGCTGAAGGACTCGGACTGGGGTCGGCCCTCGGCCTGGACCTCACGATGCTTCGAGAAGTCTTTTCACAGACCGGCGCCAACTCCCGCGTGCTCGAAACCGACGGTGAGGACATGCAACAGCGGGCTCACGACTGCTACTTCTCAGCCGCCCACGCGGCAAAAGACTCGGGGATCGCCTGCGCATTGGCCCAACAGGCAGGCTTGGACCTGCCCCTGGCCAAAGCCACCTACGATCAATATCGACGTCTCATCGACCATGGTAAGGGAGAATTAGATAAATCTGCCGTCGCTGAGCTGACCTTCAAAGACCGGCTGAATCATTGA
- a CDS encoding heme-binding protein, which translates to MVGTIQSLKRGLGRVGMMAGVLFLAGGWPVVASAADELPKEAVLPAALAGKAAQAALDFCKKDGYRVSASVVDRAGVLRAMMRADGAGPHTVDSSRKKAYTAASLRRATSDLADMIAKQPALQALREMNESILMVGGGLPIEIAGEVVGAIGVGGAPGTHLDDACAEAGLDAIGAASKMPTAK; encoded by the coding sequence ATGGTGGGGACGATACAATCGTTGAAACGGGGCCTGGGGCGTGTCGGCATGATGGCGGGGGTTCTGTTCCTGGCCGGCGGGTGGCCTGTGGTGGCGTCGGCGGCGGATGAATTACCCAAAGAGGCTGTGTTGCCGGCGGCATTAGCGGGTAAAGCTGCGCAAGCGGCGCTCGATTTCTGCAAGAAGGACGGCTATCGGGTCAGTGCGTCGGTCGTAGATCGCGCAGGGGTCTTGCGGGCCATGATGCGGGCCGACGGGGCTGGTCCACATACCGTCGATAGCAGCAGAAAGAAGGCCTATACCGCTGCCAGCTTGCGGCGCGCGACGAGCGACTTGGCCGACATGATTGCCAAGCAGCCCGCATTGCAAGCATTGCGAGAGATGAATGAGAGTATTCTGATGGTCGGTGGCGGGTTACCCATCGAAATCGCCGGCGAGGTGGTCGGGGCGATCGGTGTCGGGGGCGCGCCTGGTACGCATCTGGACGATGCCTGCGCCGAAGCGGGCCTTGATGCAATCGGAGCGGCCTCGAAGATGCCTACGGCCAAATGA
- a CDS encoding amylo-alpha-1,6-glucosidase, which translates to MTIDSRRCQDLDRALSLEWLETNGRGGYASGTVAGANTRRYHALLLVARRPPVDRVVLVNHLEESVEVGGQSFPLSTNLYSGAVHPEGYRYCDGFSALPWPTWRYASHGIRLERELLCPDGRDMVVVRWRLLGDAPSAVVLRVRPMLSGRDFHALHQENAGVRSQATVHEGRVTWQPYDALPAVLAFHNGEYHHGPDWYRHIHYRIERERGLDHTEDWWSPGECEFTLTPGSVAELLFTTEQLESVDVAQVVAAERRRRAECPVSAPTDDALAQELWVASGAYLVRRGNGQTVIAGYPWFADWGRDTFIALPGLCLVTGRYDVARQVIEAFASHVSQGMVPNRFPDIGEQPEYNTIDASLWFIHAVDRYLHYSRDLDGVRRTAWPAIKQIVEGYRRGTRFGIHMDDDGMITGGEEGVQLTWMDVKIGDWVVTPRHGKPVEIQALWVRALAAAAELAAQFGEPAYAAQCRQDRARATESFRARFWYRTGGYLFDVVDGPMGDDASLRPNQIYALALDDRLVTEAQAKHILQLVRERLLTPLGLRTLAPEDIRFCASYEGGVSERDGAYHQGTVWPFLLGPFVTAWVNTYGDSPAVRRDARMFLDGLHEHLHEACLGHVSEIFDGQHPHRARGCVAQAWSVAEPLRALIEDLGAVHERSSSLR; encoded by the coding sequence ATGACCATCGATTCGAGACGCTGTCAGGACCTTGACCGGGCACTCAGTCTGGAATGGCTGGAGACGAACGGGCGGGGCGGGTATGCTTCGGGCACCGTCGCCGGCGCGAATACGCGACGCTACCATGCGTTGCTGCTGGTGGCCAGACGCCCGCCGGTCGATCGTGTGGTCCTGGTGAATCATCTCGAAGAATCGGTGGAAGTCGGCGGCCAATCCTTTCCGCTCTCGACAAATCTGTATAGCGGCGCGGTTCATCCGGAAGGGTATCGGTATTGCGACGGGTTCTCCGCCCTGCCATGGCCGACCTGGCGTTACGCCTCCCATGGAATCCGCTTGGAGCGTGAACTGCTCTGTCCGGATGGCCGCGATATGGTCGTCGTGCGATGGCGGTTGCTTGGCGACGCACCGTCTGCTGTGGTGCTGCGGGTCAGGCCGATGCTCTCGGGTCGCGACTTCCATGCGCTGCATCAGGAGAACGCCGGGGTGCGCAGTCAGGCCACGGTTCACGAGGGCCGTGTCACGTGGCAACCCTACGATGCGCTACCTGCCGTGCTGGCGTTCCACAACGGGGAGTACCACCATGGGCCGGATTGGTACCGCCACATTCACTATCGGATCGAGCGCGAACGCGGCCTGGACCATACGGAGGACTGGTGGTCGCCGGGCGAATGTGAGTTCACGCTCACTCCGGGATCGGTGGCGGAACTTCTGTTCACGACCGAACAGCTTGAGTCCGTCGATGTCGCGCAGGTTGTAGCGGCGGAGCGGCGGCGGCGCGCAGAGTGTCCGGTATCGGCGCCGACCGACGATGCGTTGGCGCAGGAACTCTGGGTTGCGAGCGGCGCGTATCTTGTCCGGCGGGGAAACGGGCAGACGGTGATCGCCGGGTATCCCTGGTTTGCCGATTGGGGGCGAGACACATTTATCGCCTTGCCGGGGCTCTGCCTCGTGACGGGTCGTTACGACGTGGCCCGGCAGGTCATCGAGGCGTTTGCGTCTCATGTGTCGCAAGGGATGGTGCCGAATCGATTTCCCGACATCGGCGAACAGCCTGAGTACAACACGATCGATGCGTCCTTATGGTTTATTCATGCCGTGGACCGCTATCTTCACTATAGCCGCGACCTCGACGGAGTGCGTCGGACCGCCTGGCCCGCGATCAAACAGATTGTGGAGGGGTATCGTCGAGGCACGCGGTTCGGCATTCACATGGACGACGACGGGATGATTACCGGCGGCGAGGAGGGCGTTCAGCTCACATGGATGGATGTCAAAATCGGCGATTGGGTGGTGACTCCCCGGCACGGGAAACCGGTCGAGATTCAAGCGCTCTGGGTGCGGGCATTGGCGGCGGCTGCCGAACTGGCGGCGCAATTCGGGGAACCGGCGTACGCGGCACAATGCCGGCAGGATCGTGCCAGGGCCACCGAGTCGTTCCGGGCCCGCTTCTGGTACCGGACCGGGGGCTATCTCTTCGATGTGGTGGACGGGCCGATGGGAGACGACGCCTCGCTCCGTCCGAACCAGATTTATGCCCTGGCGTTGGATGATCGGCTGGTGACGGAGGCACAGGCGAAACACATCTTGCAGCTCGTGAGAGAGCGATTGCTCACGCCGCTGGGCTTACGCACGTTGGCGCCGGAGGACATCCGATTCTGTGCTTCGTACGAGGGCGGGGTCTCCGAGCGGGATGGCGCGTACCATCAAGGCACCGTATGGCCGTTTCTGCTCGGCCCGTTCGTGACAGCGTGGGTGAACACCTATGGCGATAGTCCGGCGGTGCGGCGGGATGCGCGCATGTTTCTCGACGGGTTGCACGAACATTTACACGAAGCCTGCCTGGGCCACGTGTCGGAGATCTTCGACGGTCAACACCCGCATCGAGCGCGTGGCTGCGTGGCGCAGGCCTGGTCCGTGGCCGAACCCTTGCGCGCGCTCATTGAAGATCTCGGCGCGGTTCATGAGCGATCATCGAGCCTGCGCTGA
- a CDS encoding glucosidase, translating to MSTSPGEEAVRPGSAEQQRLDEDDLRRKHWKRWGPYVSERAWGTVREDYSPYGTAWESVPHDHARSKAYRWNEDGLAGICDRHQFVCLALALWNGRDPILKERMFGLTGNEGNHGEDPKEYYFYLDSTPTHSYMKFLYKYPQAAFPYAQLIEENRRRGRSDPEFELLDTGVFAGDRYFDVGVEYAKASPEDLLMRIQIVNRGPDPAQLTVLPTIWFRNTWSWGLDVRRPRMRKGESTSSVGIVEFDHEYYGPRRLLCEGGPDLLFTENETNTRRLYGDVDGARHVKDGINDYVVQGDKGAVNPDQIGSKASAHYVVTALPDRPVTIRLRFTNESAEGAVDPQAFDAVFAARLKEADEFYAALAPANVSEDARMVQRQAFAGLLWSKQFYHYDVDRWLKGDPAGPEPPKERLHGRNADWTHLYNADVISMPDKWEYPWYAAWDLAFHCLPIALVDPRFAKDQLVLMLREWYMHPNGQIPAYEWALGDVNPPVHAWAAWRVYKIEKKRKGVGDRIFLERVFHKLLLNFTWWVNRKDAEGKNIFQGGFLGLDNIGVFDRSKPLPTGGHIEQSDATSWMGMYCLNMLSIALELAREDRAYEDVASKFFEHFVYICRAMNNIGDAKIELWNKADGFFYDVLHLPDGKKFPMKVRSMVGLIPLFAVETLDSELIDRLPRFKHRMQWFIENRPDFSLHIETQSQDGEVRRFLSLVNRHRLPKVLRYMLDEQEFLSPYGVRALSRYHKDHPYVFSMMGTSQSVEYQPAESTNGLFGGNSNWRGPVWFPVNYLLIESLQKFHYYLGDGFTVEYPTGSGQKRTLADVAAELSRRLTHTFLRGPDGRRPVYGGAEKFQQDPHWRDLILFYEYFHGDNGAGIGASHQTGWTGLVAKLIQQSGE from the coding sequence ATGTCGACATCGCCGGGAGAGGAGGCTGTTCGTCCGGGGTCCGCTGAGCAGCAGCGCCTGGATGAGGACGATCTGCGCAGGAAACACTGGAAACGCTGGGGGCCCTATGTCAGCGAACGGGCTTGGGGAACGGTCCGCGAAGACTATAGCCCGTATGGGACGGCCTGGGAATCGGTTCCCCACGACCATGCCCGCTCGAAAGCCTACCGTTGGAATGAAGACGGATTGGCCGGCATTTGTGATCGGCACCAGTTCGTCTGTCTCGCGCTGGCGCTTTGGAACGGACGGGACCCGATTCTCAAAGAACGGATGTTCGGCCTCACGGGGAACGAGGGCAATCACGGGGAGGATCCCAAAGAATATTATTTCTATCTCGACTCCACGCCTACGCATTCCTACATGAAGTTTCTCTATAAGTATCCACAGGCGGCGTTTCCGTATGCACAACTCATTGAAGAAAACCGTCGTCGCGGCCGGTCCGATCCGGAATTCGAGCTGCTCGACACGGGGGTGTTCGCCGGCGATCGTTACTTCGATGTCGGCGTCGAATATGCCAAGGCCTCGCCGGAGGATTTGCTCATGCGGATCCAGATCGTCAATCGCGGTCCGGATCCGGCGCAGCTGACAGTGCTGCCGACCATCTGGTTCCGCAACACCTGGTCGTGGGGACTCGATGTGCGCCGCCCGCGGATGCGGAAAGGCGAATCGACGTCGTCGGTCGGTATTGTGGAGTTCGACCATGAGTATTACGGGCCGCGACGGTTGCTCTGCGAGGGTGGGCCGGATCTGTTGTTCACCGAAAACGAAACCAATACCCGGCGTCTCTACGGCGATGTGGATGGCGCACGGCATGTGAAAGACGGGATCAATGACTACGTCGTGCAGGGCGACAAGGGCGCGGTCAATCCCGACCAGATCGGGTCGAAGGCGTCCGCGCACTATGTGGTGACCGCGTTGCCTGATCGGCCTGTGACGATTCGGTTGCGGTTCACGAACGAGTCCGCCGAAGGGGCTGTCGATCCGCAGGCATTCGATGCGGTCTTTGCCGCCCGTCTCAAGGAAGCGGATGAGTTTTATGCCGCACTGGCCCCCGCGAACGTGTCTGAAGATGCGCGAATGGTGCAGCGGCAAGCCTTCGCCGGGCTCTTGTGGAGCAAGCAGTTTTATCACTACGACGTCGATCGCTGGCTGAAGGGCGACCCGGCGGGACCGGAACCTCCTAAAGAGCGGCTGCATGGCAGGAACGCCGACTGGACGCATCTCTACAATGCCGATGTCATTTCCATGCCGGATAAGTGGGAATATCCCTGGTATGCGGCCTGGGACTTGGCGTTTCACTGCCTGCCGATCGCGCTTGTCGATCCGCGTTTTGCCAAGGATCAGCTCGTCCTCATGTTGCGCGAATGGTACATGCATCCCAACGGGCAGATTCCCGCCTATGAATGGGCCTTGGGCGACGTGAATCCGCCGGTGCATGCCTGGGCGGCTTGGCGGGTGTATAAGATCGAGAAGAAGCGGAAGGGCGTCGGCGACCGCATCTTTCTGGAGCGGGTGTTCCACAAGCTCCTGCTGAATTTTACCTGGTGGGTGAATCGGAAGGATGCCGAGGGGAAGAATATTTTTCAGGGCGGATTTCTGGGGTTGGACAACATCGGGGTGTTCGATCGCAGCAAGCCGTTGCCCACCGGCGGACACATCGAGCAATCCGACGCAACCAGCTGGATGGGGATGTATTGCCTGAACATGTTGTCCATCGCGTTGGAATTGGCCCGGGAAGACCGGGCCTATGAAGATGTCGCCAGCAAGTTCTTCGAGCATTTTGTCTACATCTGCCGGGCGATGAACAACATCGGCGATGCGAAGATCGAACTCTGGAACAAGGCCGACGGCTTCTTCTACGACGTGCTGCACCTGCCGGACGGGAAGAAGTTTCCGATGAAGGTGCGGTCGATGGTCGGCTTGATTCCGTTGTTTGCGGTGGAGACGCTGGATTCCGAGCTCATCGACCGGTTGCCCCGTTTTAAGCACCGGATGCAATGGTTCATCGAAAACCGGCCGGATTTCAGTCTGCACATTGAAACCCAGTCGCAGGACGGGGAGGTGCGCCGGTTCTTATCGCTCGTCAACCGTCACCGGCTGCCCAAGGTCCTGCGGTACATGTTGGATGAGCAGGAGTTTTTGTCGCCGTATGGCGTGCGGGCTCTGTCCCGTTATCACAAGGACCATCCCTACGTGTTCTCGATGATGGGCACGAGCCAAAGCGTCGAATATCAACCGGCGGAATCCACCAACGGTCTCTTCGGGGGAAATTCCAATTGGCGGGGGCCGGTCTGGTTTCCCGTGAACTACCTCCTGATCGAATCTCTTCAGAAGTTTCACTATTATTTGGGCGACGGCTTCACGGTCGAGTACCCGACGGGGTCGGGACAGAAGCGCACTCTCGCCGACGTTGCGGCTGAGCTGTCCCGACGGCTCACGCATACCTTTCTGCGCGGGCCCGATGGTCGGCGTCCCGTCTACGGCGGTGCGGAAAAGTTTCAGCAGGATCCGCACTGGCGCGATCTCATCTTGTTCTATGAATATTTCCATGGCGACAACGGCGCCGGGATCGGCGCGAGCCATCAAACAGGCTGGACCGGGCTGGTGGCCAAGTTGATTCAGCAGTCGGGCGAGTAA
- a CDS encoding nitrous oxide reductase family maturation protein NosD has protein sequence MKNMKNCLFAVLFVCLSASAQVLSLPIAQAEEPASVERQPLVVALDGSGQFLSIQEAVDAAKKGDTVLIRPGAYAEDVTIHSKENVRLIGAGMDQVTILGRERVGVFHVGKWPYGATNIEISGITINEHGGHAMGMFNGRGIVLHHVRVKGMLFTQQVEDVRIEDCIIGGSETTGVQFANSQAVMRSNFIHDNDHGVSVAGKSTVRLERNVITRSLFEAVIVNDQAKATLLGNTFVKNGGGAAFLGTSQNEASGNIVSLNAYGFVVAPSSRVLFSYNAMQNSGSNYLRSGTPNQPAPELKPDSDLTVDPRFVDTARDDFRLRADTALVKIGEFPYLGALPPLAGSH, from the coding sequence ATGAAGAACATGAAAAATTGTCTATTCGCCGTCCTCTTTGTGTGTCTATCGGCCTCGGCCCAGGTCTTGAGCCTACCCATCGCTCAGGCTGAAGAGCCGGCGTCCGTTGAACGACAGCCGCTGGTGGTGGCGTTGGACGGCTCGGGTCAGTTCCTATCCATTCAGGAAGCGGTGGATGCCGCAAAGAAGGGTGACACCGTGCTCATCAGGCCCGGCGCCTATGCCGAGGATGTGACCATTCACAGCAAGGAGAACGTTCGCCTGATCGGAGCAGGAATGGATCAGGTGACGATCTTGGGCCGTGAGCGGGTCGGGGTGTTCCATGTCGGAAAGTGGCCCTATGGCGCGACCAACATCGAGATCTCCGGCATCACGATCAACGAACATGGCGGGCACGCGATGGGGATGTTCAACGGCCGCGGCATCGTGCTCCACCATGTGCGGGTCAAAGGGATGTTGTTTACGCAGCAGGTGGAAGATGTGCGCATCGAGGACTGTATTATCGGCGGCAGTGAAACCACCGGCGTTCAATTCGCAAATTCTCAGGCGGTCATGCGGAGCAATTTCATCCATGACAATGATCATGGTGTCAGCGTCGCAGGCAAATCCACGGTACGACTCGAACGAAACGTCATTACCAGGAGCCTGTTCGAGGCGGTCATCGTCAACGATCAAGCGAAGGCGACCTTACTCGGCAATACCTTTGTGAAAAACGGTGGCGGGGCGGCGTTTTTAGGCACCTCGCAGAATGAAGCCTCCGGCAATATTGTGAGCCTCAACGCCTATGGGTTCGTCGTAGCCCCCTCCAGCCGGGTGCTGTTCTCCTACAATGCCATGCAAAACTCCGGGTCCAACTATCTTCGGTCCGGAACCCCCAACCAACCGGCTCCAGAACTGAAGCCTGATTCTGATTTGACGGTGGATCCACGATTCGTTGACACTGCCCGGGATGATTTCAGGCTTCGTGCGGATACCGCGCTGGTGAAAATCGGTGAGTTTCCCTACCTTGGTGCCTTGCCCCCTCTAGCCGGATCGCACTGA
- the coaE gene encoding dephospho-CoA kinase (Dephospho-CoA kinase (CoaE) performs the final step in coenzyme A biosynthesis.): MILVGLTGGVATGKSTVAKMFERCGALVIDADALAHQVVEPGKPAWRAIIKTFGTAVLNPDRTLNRQALGAVVFRNRSKLRRLEQIIHPRVAREQARLTRQAARKDPNAVVIYDVPLLYEAGIDKRVDRVIVVTADRETQITRLNKRNGFTRAEAIRRIRSQMPIKQKAAAADYLLDGTTPRPRLLTLVKRLYRELHTLA, encoded by the coding sequence ATGATCCTTGTGGGCCTCACCGGCGGTGTCGCGACCGGCAAGAGCACGGTAGCGAAGATGTTCGAGCGATGCGGGGCGCTCGTCATCGACGCCGATGCGCTGGCCCATCAGGTGGTGGAACCGGGCAAGCCGGCCTGGCGCGCCATCATCAAGACCTTCGGCACGGCCGTTCTCAATCCCGATCGTACCCTCAATCGCCAGGCGCTGGGCGCCGTCGTCTTTCGAAACCGGTCCAAACTGCGCCGCCTGGAACAGATCATCCATCCCCGCGTCGCGCGTGAACAGGCCAGACTGACCAGGCAAGCCGCTCGCAAGGACCCGAACGCCGTCGTCATTTACGACGTTCCACTCCTCTACGAAGCCGGCATCGACAAGCGCGTGGACCGGGTCATTGTCGTCACCGCCGACCGGGAAACCCAAATCACCCGCCTGAACAAACGCAACGGATTCACCCGCGCCGAAGCCATCAGGCGCATTCGCAGCCAAATGCCGATCAAACAGAAAGCCGCCGCGGCGGACTACCTCCTCGACGGCACCACGCCCCGCCCACGCTTGCTGACGCTGGTCAAACGGCTCTACCGCGAGCTTCACACCCTGGCCTAG